From Triplophysa dalaica isolate WHDGS20190420 chromosome 16, ASM1584641v1, whole genome shotgun sequence:
TTTAGGTGGTTAACAGATCGCCGCTTCTGAAAACAACTGAAGAcacatgttgttatggaaacgtaGAGATTTAGAGGAAACTAGATTCAAGTTTCTGTCCATAGGCCTGTATGTGGGAGTATTATTTATGACTTCAAAGTTAATTTTTCCATCCGAGcggcacatacagtacagagacgACATGGGACGTTTCTGAGAAAAGATGCACTTTTGGTTTTTACAAGTTATTTATTAGGTTAATTGTTCATTAAAGGAACGCAGTCTATAGAAATATACTGTGGTGGTACCATGGTAAAGTTACGGATCCGTTGGTTTACCAgcaaatttttgttttgtggtgTATGAATAATGGAAGGTGGTTGAAAGTGGATTCCTTCCAGTGGTATCACGATCCCAAACCATCACAGTACTGTCCTGTGCTTTTATTATGTACTGTGCCATGGTATTTATATTTTCACCACAGCACATGCCTAGATCAAAAGAAACATGGTACTGCCGTTTTTCGTTTTGGTCCTTTGTAATTTGATGGTTGAAATATCGTCATAGTTTTGCTTATGATTTATCGTGAGTAATATAAGAGGAGATCAATCTTGCATCTTATAcattacacaaagaaaactaactttTCAGTAGCGAAAAGAGGCAGGGGGTCATCACAGGGGGTCGCGTTGGCGTTCATCGTTATCAAACCATCAGACATTTAGAGACGGAGGCAGCGATGAAATTTCGACATCTTGACGCACATCATTTCCTACTTTCCATTGAGAATTTTTCGGGTCTGAAACTTGTAAACAAACTTTCACCCCCTGCGAGCAGAACACCAACGCCTCTGCCGTTCGGAAAATAACAAATGACTGAAATCCTGTTTATTTCACAGGTGAGGTCTGCAGGTCGCACTTTTCGTTATTTTTGGAAACTGTGTATTTGCGAGGTGAAGCTGAATTTAGCATGGCTCGGCGACGGCGGCCTTCTCGGCTTCAATTTGACACGCAAAGAGCAAAATCACTTTTACTGATGTGTTAGTCATGTAGGTCTGAGCGCTGTCATTTCATTAAAGTCTCATTCATTTCTCTCAGAGCGGCTGAGTCATATTGATGGTTCAGAGAGTCTCTGCTCTCACAGGCCTCGCTCACCACgagacaacacatttatttagctCTCTGCGTAGACTTTTGGAACAAAGTAAAATGTGATTATTATGACAACAAAACTAGTCACGTTTGTTTTAATAAGCACGTTTGGATTAATAAATACAGGGAAAGTTGTCAAGATCCAACACGGACACAGCAATTGATGTAAACTTGTATTTCACcagcaaatgtaaatgttattaaccatattgttttattttaaaatgctttagaaaagggatatttcagcaaggattaaaattctttcatcttttacaTCGTTATTCCTAATCTGTTTGACTTTCAGGACATAAAAggagatagtttgaagaatgttggtaacagtgaataccattgacttccatgtaTGAACACCCAAACACTGAgacgtttttaaaatatcttcttttgttttcgaGAGAAGTCTTGCAAGTTTCGAACAatgagggttaataaatgatgacaagatttgtaattttattactGAAGTATCCCATGCACTCTTACGGGCCTGAACACATCATTTCTCTATCAGTTGTTAAACTCATTCACATTTTGGCAATTCCAGgattatggacgtgacattttgcgttatggacgtgacataaaaatgctcagagaatgaatttgttacgaatatattgaaccatctgtttatattttactgaacacttgttgatagagtcaaaacatccaaaaatgtcagtctatgtaaaaaatgtatatttaaaaaatggaaataaacatgcgttatgaaggtgacaaaaaaaggatgtggtttttgggagacgccaaactttgtaggattacTGTGAAATACATTACACAATCCTGttgcaataatacccaatgcatggagaagggatgcctcttaataaaacatataatagttactttatattaattttcatgtgtccatttatgagaaatatgtagcgttatgaatcctgaaaatggctcttacctgactatgaaaaataatgcactaaaaataaaacaaatgctttacaaatttgaagagagatctcacatggatATTTCAACcacatatttattcaaattatttttttcgtggtaaggttgacattttcacggaattgtcCATTAGTAGATTTCAGTGAAGACATTATTTGACCCACTTGAGACTTTGCATCTTGAGAAAACACTTTAGCTACACTTTCCAAAATGACCCAAAGGTCAGATTTTGTCCGAATGAGATGGAGGACACACTTGATTTGACCTTCGATTTGCCCCTCTACAGCATCACTGTCAGCTCTTGTTTGTTGATTTCTTTAAGGAGCTACAATTCAGTTTCTTCTAACTACACTCAGACAAGGCATTTGAATTGATTTGAGTGAGGTGACATGTTTAATTTCCTTTCAAAGCTTCAGTTTTTcaacaataaatgtttattgactCATGTTTTCACCCTTTCTCAGTAAAAGTCTGTCACATTTATCTGATGTCTGTGGTTGGATTACTCTTCAACTCTTCAAATAAACAAGTATGAGTCTTACGCTACTAATAACAAGCAATTTcacaagttttgttttttaagttttacgTTTTAAGCCTGGCGTTTCTGAGACTGCCCTCTGTGGGATCAAATAATGTACTTCATACCTAAAATATATGCACACTTAGAAATGTCTGTATTTCATGGCATAAtcgtatgcaaaaacaaaacaaacaatgaaggGTAATGGAGCTTCTCAGAACTATCCTCATGCTTGACTTGAGACAGTAATGTAATAGCACTGTGGTAGTTGTagttatttctattttatataaattgtatatcaGTTTGGCAAATATATCTGATACCCAATATTTAACATTGAAGGATACAAATCAAATTGTGAAATAATTGATTCAGCGTCTAAGGTCCACAAACTGTTTTGAAAACCAGACACCATCCTATGGTTTCAAATTGAATGAATGTGTATCTATTGTTTAACCATTTAAATATGACTAAACTTACTTGTTTCCTATTTTATCTAGTAATTCAGTGACATTCATATGAAGTGTTGCTCAGATTCTTCTTTAGCTGTATATCATCCTTACATGTagacagacaaaacaaatacatttttattgtgtatttaatattgtacacaaaataattatacattaaaatactttttacaaCCTCATAGAAAAGAAAGCAACACAAATCAACACTTTTAAGAGTCTTCAGATACAGCTTCGGTGACAGTAAAAGGACACGGGGTATCGATTCAGTACAGACTTGTCTTTTTCATGATTCTTAAAAACTCCTGTTCATTAATTTCACCGTCTCCATCTCGGTCTGCCTCGTCTATCATTTCCTGCGTCAAAAAAGAGGAAATGCAAACATGTTAAAACAACAGTctacaaaaacatgttattttccAACAGATGTCAGCCGTTCCTCCGTAACATCTTATCAGATCTAAAGCCACTTAACTACCCACTGACTAAGTAGTCAGTTTCTGAGGAGAAACACAGATTCTCTCCATGTTTCTATGGATTTCCCCGCATTCACGGCTGGTGTATCCAGACCCACCTGTAGCTCTTCATCTGTGAGATTCTCCCCGAGCTCTTTGGCCACTCTCTTGAGGTTTTTGAAGGAGATTTTGCCTGTGCAGTCATCGTCGAAAAGTCTAAATGCTTTCAGGATCTCTTCTTTGGAGTCCTTCTCGCTCTTGTGAAATATACAAAGACACAGATTAATTTACTTGCTATTTAAACACCAtgcattagttttgttattattaacaaTCAGACATACCATCTTCTGTGTCATCATAGACAGGAAATCACTGAAGTCGATTGTGCCCGTTCCTTCTTTATCAATATCAGCGATCATCTTCTTTATTTCCTCTTTCTTTGGCTCAAAGCCCAGAGCTCGCATAGCAACCTACGGCAATAATCCAATCACATTATTATTGAAACGTAAGgacacacattttataaatgttttttcaagaaATCTGCACCGGCTGAACACAGACAAATAATTtgatgataaaatgtcatcagaTTATCTTCTTATGTGGTTCTCAAAATAAGGAAAGAAAATCAGCCAACGAATGAACATACAGTTGGATCTTCAATACTATTTAAAAGCATCTGAGGATGAAGAGTAAGAAGAGGGAATTAATCACTCAGAGTGGATTTTCTGCTGAGATTTACTCAGTAAATCCTTTATGTAAATCAATTAGACTTCGATGCTATAATACATGAGTATAGGACTGCACAGCTATGACTTTAATTTTACCTTCAGTTCTTTCACATCTATAGTCCCCGACCCCTCTGTGTCAAACAGATCGAATGCTTCTTTAATTTCTTGCCTCTGTTCCTCTGTCAGCTCTGGTTTGGGACCCGCTCTTTTCCTCTGGTTACTGGTGCCACTGGGTTTTCTGAAGCTAGAAGccttcaataaaacaaaagaaagacacaaaaagAGATGTAACCAAACATTCACTAGGGGGCGTTGTGTGACATTTGGTTTTCTATGAGTGTATTAAACGTGTATGGTAAGATTTGCATTGAATCAATAATCAAAGCAAATGAGATTAAAACTATACATTAAAATACTTATACTGGTATAAAGAAGCAATCACAAATATGAGTGACAACTGCACAGGTCATTTAAAAGATGTGTTATTCTTCCTATTTTTTGCATGTAATTCAAAAGCTGTAGAACCCATAATGTGACGCGGCATTTTGAGTAAAATTGCGATTAAGATTAATTGTAAAATCGCATGCACGTGGGTTTACGGTACTATTAGTTTGATGATCTCAACAAACATTAATAAAGCACAACAAAAAGCAACAGTTGTGTAGCACAAGCAGTGGAAGTCAgatcaaatcaataaaaacatgtttattttactgCCTTTTAGGTTGGTTTCCATAACAATACAAGCTAACAGCTTAGCTAACCAACACATTCATTTCTCATTTCTCTTCTCCTGACGTAAATTAATTCAACAAGTTTGAAAAGTAAATATAGAGTGCACCTACCATGTCGgaaatatcaataaaaacacactaaaGCTTCGCAAACAGCGTCAAATGTTAGTAAATAACAGTAGGAAATGCTGACAAGTGTCGTTGTTTCCCTCTTGAGGGCGTTTGTGTGGTGGAGACTGCTGACTGAGTGACAAAAGCCTGGGCCAATAGGTGATGTCGTTTCGCTGTATGGTAATCCTGTCGACCAATCATCGGCGAGTAGTCGGGTACTCTTGATTTAACTCACAGTTGCGTTCGTTTGGCGTCTGTCTCTTAGCAACGTGCAGCAGTTGACGTGCGCGGTGGGTATTGGACTGCGCATGCGCGCTACATAACTTGGCGAAAGAAGGTAAGTCTTTCTGCAGCATGAATACCAGTGTTGTGATAGTCCTGCTATCTTTATAGTGTAACACAAAGTGATAAACAGATACGTTTTAAtggaattaaattaaatgtaagtgATCTCGCTAACACGTTGTTGTCTGACGTGACTAACGTCAGATTTACGTTTGCCATTCGCATGACGCACTGAAATGTGTTGTGTAGCTTTATCAGCACTCCTGTGGacttattttatataaacacattttctgtcCTCGTCAGCTAAAGCATGCGAGTGTTTATTCGTACATGTTCGTCAATACATTGTTTATAAACTAGATTTTCATTTAAAGCATTAGAAGTCCTCGCATAGTGGTTTATAATCTGCAGGGCAACTAAAATGTTGTAGGTTTAAACCACACGAGACCACATAAAACCTCGAGTTAATCCAGATGGCCTGCATTTGTATTAAGTGTGCACACGTAAACAATGGTGTAATCTAGTGTAGTAGCCTATTCTGTAGtgtattttaatagtttacaGTTTTCTGATGTAGTAACTAGTGAATTAATAAACcgttaatataaatgatatgtatgtattatttaaGGCTCAAAATACCATCTAGAATAGAAATTTCGAAATATTATCACTCCAGTTTTGCTTTTAATCATTTCTACATGTATCATGTGAACTTCAGTCCAGTGTGTGTTGAATTGTGACAAAAAGAAACCTCATGACATAacgtcacccaacagcaatgtgaaagaacATGACTTCATTGAAGTCATGAAGTCATGCTTTCATtgccttttttgtttgttattttaagcagTTTGGCTcgttgcaaataaatgcaaaaagcaacaaacaagcaatatttttatttggaatttggggAAAATGTTGTCCCTACTATCcagaatgaaatcaaaattataattttactaaaGCACAGAGAGTAAATTCAGAAGACTTAATATAATTTTGGAGTGgtccattgtttttttctgcgGCTTTCACACACAAATTTACTTCACAAGTAATCTATTCATTATGATTCGACAATCTGGTCCAATAATagctattttaatttaataaatcttttttattaacaGATGTCCAGAGCTTCAGTGGCCTCCATCGGTCAGCGTCGCCACATCGCTCTCCAGCAGCTGGAAGCCATTGCAACCACAACTCATTCATTTCTGGGTCCACATAAACGTCAGAAGTTCATTCAGGATGAGGATGGAGGTAACGTGGCGTTGGTCAGCTCCTCTGCACGTCTGCTGGAGAACGTAGAGATGGACAGTTCTGTCGCCCAGCTGCTCAATGAGACCGTACAGGCTCATCAAAAGATCCTCCGGTCTGGGACAAACACGCTGGTGTTTCTGACCGGGATCTGGAGTAGAGTCGCACTGGATTGTCTGCATAGAGGATTCAGTGTGTCACACATAAAAAATGCCACGACTAAAGGACTAGAGGTGTGTTTGGAGGCGTGCAGATCCTCAGCTGTATGTTTGGAAGAAGTGTCCAGCAAGAAAGACTCGGAGGAAAAGATCCCTCAAAATATCAGGTTGACACTGAAGCACAGCAGACACTTCACTTCAAATGATCATCAAACTGTGAAAAGCGCTGATGTGTCTCATGTAGCACACGGCATCAGCCACGGATGTCAGGACTCCATGAATTTAGTTTTGGAAGCTTACAAGCTGCAGTCTGGATGTAACACGAGCGCGCTAGATATCCAAAAGCTGGTCACGTGTCCAGTGTCCGGGCCTTCTGAGAAACACTCGCGTGTGCTCCACGGATACGTCGTGCTTGTGTCGGAAGAACAGTCTTTGGTGGTACAACACCTTCAGGAGCAGACGTTAAAAATGGCTCTGGTGACCGGAGACTTGAGCGAGAAATATCGCCACGTGGGCTATAACATGCCCGCACACATCACACACGTCACAGATTGTCCTGACGTGACGTGTGTGAGCCGTGAAGAGCACTGGACCGAGACGGCATTCAAAACACTGCGGAATCTGAGTGTAGATGTTCTGCTTGTGAGTGGTGTGGTGTCTGTAAAGCTGAAAGATCGTTGCATTCCCTACAACATTCTGGTCGTTGAAGGTGTGAGGACTGACATTTTGAAGGACTTCAGCACATCCACGGGTGCCATGCTCATGTCTTACATCACACAGCTCACAGAACGATGCGTGGGCCGAGGGGTGAAGATCCGTCGATGGAGGGAGTTCAGCAGAAACGGCGGGAGAAATGAATCAACCGCCATCAGCATTACAGCTGCAGGCACGTCTCTGGTCACCGCGGTCATTACCAGCTCCATACGTGCCGAGTTACAAAGCCTGGAGGATCGGTTTTGGAGCTGCGCTCACCGTCTGCACCAGGCGTTTACAGACGGGAAGCTTCTGCGGGGAGCGGCGGCCACAGAGCTTGTCTGCATCCAGCAGCTTTATAAATCCACACGGAGTGGGATGGAAAACCCGTATGAGAAGGTTGTGATGCAGATGATGGCCGATGGCTGGATGGACTATATATCCACGCTGATGCTGAACTGTGGGAAGGTCTCATGTAAAGCAGAGGCTCGGACATCCGTCACACGCCTACTGAGACACTGTGAGGACGGAGGACCCGTGTGTGTTAAAGCATTATGGGCCCCGACGGAGGCGGAGACAGATTCTGTGACTTCTGTGTATGATAATGTGACTGTGAAGTTTGAAGCTTGGAGGAGAGCATTAGATCTGGTGCTTCTTGTTCTTCAGTCTGACACTGAGATCATTACAGGTGTCAGTGAAggagaaaatgtttataaggagtttgtgtttctttaaGACTGACGGACTTAAGTCAGGATACATGGCATGTTTGATTTGATCTGCAGAATGTGCACTTTGTTATGTACAACCTATTGCAGCATCTGTATTGGtgttaaaatgtcatattttctaAATAGCGGCTGTTGAACAGTGTAGTAGAAATATGTGATTTCAGATAAtcattattttctataaaaaaggatacaaatgttttattaattctcTGTCTTTATCATGttgaattgaataaattaattctctgtttttattatgttgattTGAATAAACGAATTCACAATTAATGCAATTATTAGGatcattcttaaaaaaagggcttttgtgaaacatttttttctatgtTTACTGCGCTGAAATACCtaggataaaaataaaaaataaacgtatattattaaatactgCCACCAGGTGGACATAAATGTGTaccacaaaacaagattttacAATTGAGCTAATGTTATTACTTCCACGGGAGTgttcattgtgtgtttttgtccgAACTCAAATCTCAAatcacttttgtttatttaaggcATTTGTTCATTTGAACATAATTATAAGCATGTCTGACAAACAAAAGTCGTATGACTTTTATTATGTGTACGCGTGTATCGAATCTCTtcttttaaagacatttgttcatttacatATGTATTGCTAGATAAATActtacatttaaactatacaTATATAATTATGTATGCACTGTTTTTCGTGCATACATAACAAATCACCAAGTTCTAGttgaaagacttttattttgaaagcatCCTGCTCCAGACACCATCTTGGCTCCACTGTGGCTGGTTTCTCCCGCAGTCGGATCAGCTGGGCGGTCCGTGCGGACAAACATCGGCTGAGTTCTGTGCGCTCTGGCATGATATAAACGCACACCTTTCATGTCTAAATAAAGTTTTAGTGACGAGTTTCGCCATGTGGATTACTCCAGAGGAAGTGTTACTGGCGAACGCGCTGTGGGTGAGCGAGCGCGCGAACCCTTATTTCATTCTGCAGAGACGCAAGGGACACGGCCGGGGAGGAGGAATCACGGGTACGAGCGCTAAATTATCCCACATTGCATAATCATTGGAACATGCGCGAAATATAACTTATGGAACCTTAAATATACCTTATTACGAGTCCTGTGTATGATGCTTTAATTGTGGGAAGTGTAAAATGTTTTGGTCGCATCTCATTGGGAATGATGCgtcatgtgtttattatttacatgtGGACTATATGTGGaatatgcataaaatataaCTCGTGCATCATTGAATATAGCTTGTTATAAGTTTATTATGGTATGTTTAATACGTTTTGGGTGCTTGATGGTGACTGTGCAttatctgttattatttatatgtagATTTTATGTTCTGTAGGTTGTTACATGCGTGTTATATGTAACGTGTGTCATTATATTGTTTATGTGGATTCATGCTGATTACGTcattctgtctttgtttatggATGCTGGGTCAATACCGATGTTTAATATTTGCTTGTCATCTTTCAGATTCGTTTTATTCAAGAAATTCACAGTAAAACCTGCACATGGTTTTCCACAGAGTACTGTTATAACTGTGGTACCTCCATTATAAAGTTAAATAGTAATGAAAAGCATACTGAGAGTcaacaaaaattacattttatatttggtTTTAGACTTCATATAAACTTCATCTTAGTCTCTCATTGTCGTTCTTGTTTGTCTCCCTcgtgacacaaaacaaaaaaacatgagtttTAAAGTCAAGTCGCTCACATGACGAGGACGTTGACTGcattgacctctgacctcagcgacattatacatttaatgaGGTCATCATTGCAGTGATGTGGGGGTGTTTTGGTCTGTGTTTCCTCTTCCTGTGTGTCATGTTGCTTCAGTGAAGCTCTTATTTGATGCGTGATGTCACACACTCTTGTTTTTGTCACTTGGTTTGACGGAAACGGTTTGTGTTTATCTCACACATGAACAGATCATGTGATGGAGGAAGTAAAGACTTCAGCGTGTGACAGATATGTTATGACAGTCTGTTTTCTACTTCAATTCCTCATCTCTCTATGTATGTGTGCTCCCGAGTACtcgagtctctctctctctggaacTCGTAGACTTGCATTGTATTCATACCAGGCTAATGATATTTTCTGTCCATTAACTTATAAGccaacactcacacacacaacctgttgattttattagatttaaagtaaaaaaacaagtcaGGCCGGTGAGAGAGACTTTTGGCACACAAAACATTCCTAATATTGGAAATTTGCTTTTAGCTTTCACTGTAGTGGTGAAGACATTTTCAAGTATTTAATGGTCAAAATTGCACGCAAAGGGGttgaatttttggttgaaagatgtttttatgtCTGTTTAACTCTCCTGGATCTCCGTGTGTTTGTCAGGTTTGTTGGTGGGTACGATGGATGTTGTGTTGGACTCCAGCGCTCGTGTCGCCCCGTACAGAATTCTGCATCAGACAGGAGAGTCTCAGATCTTCTGGAACATCGCCTgtggtttgtgttttcttctcaCAGGGACCACCTGAAAGTCTTCTTGAATAGATGAAATACAGGAGTGGTGTTAATTGTAGTGCCATGATCCCAAAAAGGGACGAAaactctcacgtaccttctctggatctgttccacttTTGTGGCATGATccgcccactgctacaagatcagcagattctgagGAATCtataagaatcggctgaaaacacatctcttctacCTCTTTTTTAACACGTTTTTTTatcctttaaaaaacaacaagctttgtatactgtgctAGGCTatgtgagaccagttttactgcacttcTGCTTTctttgtccttatgttgttccaattgcttctatggttcacctcatttgtaagtagctttggataaaagcgtctgctgaatgactaaatgtaaatgtaaattccttaaaaaaataagaaatattgattcaaaactgatttttataaaataataatcacttAATCAAACAGGAAAAGGAACAGATTGTTATATTACGTCATGGTGTATGATAAACAGGGCTGTGTGGAATATAGGAACCTTTGGTCTAGAGACAAATTGATTTTTCAAGATGTGTTTAGTCCAGGTCTCTGATGTTATCCAAGATTATAAATTGTGACTTaacttattacatttttaccctgcttctgtatttgtgtgttttgtgggtgcgtttgtgtgtgtcaggttcGTCTCGTAAGGAGATCACTAAACACTGGGAGTGGCTAGAGGCAAATCTGCTTCAAACTCTCTCCATCTTTGACAATGATGATGACATCACCACATTTGTCAAGGGTAAAATACAGGTGGGATTTCGACATACGTCTTctaaacccacacaaacacatgttgaTTCATCTGAATACAGTGATTTGCCCAGATGGCATCTGCTTCctcatttaattcattcattttttttctcagattAAATGAGATTGTAGCTTCATATCGCTTCTCAATTCATGCCAACAACACTCCCGGTTCCGTTATTTTTTACCAATTTAAAGTATATCActgcaaaaattacacacatacatctggttTCTTAGTTTTCACAAAATATATCATTCACTCATTTGCATATCAGTGAATTGTAAGAATAAGCGTAGGCCTTGCAGAATACATGCATTCACACAGTAATAAAACAACCAGTCAAACGTGCTTCTTTCTATCCCAAGCGGGACGCTAACATGTTTGACAGCTTTCTAGGATTGTT
This genomic window contains:
- the cetn4 gene encoding uncharacterized protein cetn4 codes for the protein MASSFRKPSGTSNQRKRAGPKPELTEEQRQEIKEAFDLFDTEGSGTIDVKELKVAMRALGFEPKKEEIKKMIADIDKEGTGTIDFSDFLSMMTQKMSEKDSKEEILKAFRLFDDDCTGKISFKNLKRVAKELGENLTDEELQEMIDEADRDGDGEINEQEFLRIMKKTSLY
- the bbs12 gene encoding Bardet-Biedl syndrome 12 protein; amino-acid sequence: MSRASVASIGQRRHIALQQLEAIATTTHSFLGPHKRQKFIQDEDGGNVALVSSSARLLENVEMDSSVAQLLNETVQAHQKILRSGTNTLVFLTGIWSRVALDCLHRGFSVSHIKNATTKGLEVCLEACRSSAVCLEEVSSKKDSEEKIPQNIRLTLKHSRHFTSNDHQTVKSADVSHVAHGISHGCQDSMNLVLEAYKLQSGCNTSALDIQKLVTCPVSGPSEKHSRVLHGYVVLVSEEQSLVVQHLQEQTLKMALVTGDLSEKYRHVGYNMPAHITHVTDCPDVTCVSREEHWTETAFKTLRNLSVDVLLVSGVVSVKLKDRCIPYNILVVEGVRTDILKDFSTSTGAMLMSYITQLTERCVGRGVKIRRWREFSRNGGRNESTAISITAAGTSLVTAVITSSIRAELQSLEDRFWSCAHRLHQAFTDGKLLRGAAATELVCIQQLYKSTRSGMENPYEKVVMQMMADGWMDYISTLMLNCGKVSCKAEARTSVTRLLRHCEDGGPVCVKALWAPTEAETDSVTSVYDNVTVKFEAWRRALDLVLLVLQSDTEIITGVSEGENVYKEFVFL